Proteins encoded within one genomic window of Gemmatimonadota bacterium:
- a CDS encoding sulfatase-like hydrolase/transferase: MSRQPNIVVIITDQQRTDTMACYGNEWIQSPHHDALAARSFVFENAYVTQAVCTPARGSLITGLYPHSHGCVVNGIPLREETLSIAEMMPDTYRKGYVGKWHLGDDGNCQHGFDEWCSIADGCGYHQWLLDQGFVPDVPNRFTPQQRAEMPASAQIGAYVGAESERFIRENTERPWLLVASTFEPHPPYRGPYDGLYDPEEIPVGPTFLKHPEGHSLFNRVRSDFYRNTTDARVVAEDMTRDENWRKLRAQYLGNVKIVDDAIGKMVQALDETGQMENTIFVFTSDHGEMAGDHRMWEKRAFYEESARVPFLMHVPWLSAEQTRVDGVFGHADLVPTLLDLASLPIPDQCQGESVAGALTGDRDLREHMAFMEWNGIGDRNLGNPDINLVATLPWRCVVTGDRWKLNLCAGDQCELFDLNTDPFEENNLFDAPEHRDRVRNMAAAIRLWQHETGDTAPLPSI; encoded by the coding sequence ATGTCTCGTCAACCAAATATTGTAGTTATTATTACAGATCAGCAGCGCACGGATACAATGGCGTGTTATGGCAATGAGTGGATTCAGTCGCCGCATCACGACGCGCTGGCTGCGCGGAGTTTTGTTTTTGAGAATGCCTATGTGACGCAGGCGGTTTGTACGCCGGCGCGGGGGTCGCTGATTACCGGGCTTTATCCGCATTCGCATGGGTGTGTGGTCAATGGGATTCCGCTGAGGGAGGAGACGTTGTCCATTGCGGAGATGATGCCCGATACGTACCGCAAGGGGTATGTGGGCAAGTGGCATTTGGGAGATGATGGCAACTGTCAGCACGGGTTTGACGAGTGGTGCAGTATTGCGGATGGGTGTGGGTATCACCAGTGGTTGCTGGATCAGGGCTTTGTGCCGGATGTGCCCAACAGGTTTACGCCCCAACAACGCGCGGAGATGCCGGCTTCCGCGCAGATTGGGGCTTATGTGGGCGCGGAGTCCGAGCGGTTTATTCGCGAGAATACGGAGCGGCCATGGCTGCTCGTTGCCAGTACGTTTGAGCCGCATCCGCCTTATCGGGGACCCTATGACGGGTTGTACGATCCGGAGGAGATTCCGGTGGGACCGACGTTTTTGAAGCATCCGGAAGGGCATTCGCTGTTTAATCGCGTGCGTTCGGATTTTTATCGCAATACCACGGATGCGCGGGTTGTGGCAGAAGATATGACGCGGGATGAGAATTGGCGGAAGTTGCGGGCGCAGTATTTGGGCAATGTGAAGATTGTGGATGATGCCATTGGGAAGATGGTGCAGGCACTGGATGAGACGGGTCAGATGGAGAATACGATTTTTGTGTTTACGAGCGATCACGGCGAGATGGCGGGCGATCACCGCATGTGGGAGAAGCGGGCGTTTTACGAGGAGTCGGCGCGGGTTCCGTTTTTGATGCATGTGCCGTGGTTGAGTGCGGAACAGACGCGGGTGGATGGGGTGTTTGGTCACGCGGATCTGGTTCCGACGCTTTTGGATCTGGCGAGTCTGCCGATTCCAGATCAGTGTCAGGGTGAGAGTGTGGCGGGTGCTTTGACGGGTGATCGCGATTTGAGGGAACACATGGCGTTTATGGAGTGGAATGGGATTGGCGACCGCAATTTGGGGAATCCGGATATCAATTTGGTGGCGACGCTGCCGTGGCGCTGTGTTGTGACGGGCGACCGGTGGAAGTTGAATTTGTGTGCGGGCGATCAGTGCGAGTTGTTCGATTTGAATACCGATCCTTTTGAGGAGAATAATTTGTTCGATGCGCCCGAGCACCGGGATCGCGTTCGCAATATGGCGGCGGCGATTCGCTTGTGGCAGCACGAGACGGGCGATACGGCACCTTTGCCGAGTATTTGA
- a CDS encoding sulfatase, with the protein MEPNILIMIADDATYLDLSLYGGQNVDTPNIDRLAQDGLVFNRAYLPMAMCNPCRTALYTGLYPARNGSCWNHSAARPGTRSLPHFLGDLGYRVGLCGKKHVGPNKSFPFEYVPGIEGGCTHPDPEFGVAGIRAFVEQDRDAPFCLVTGLFEPHAPWTLGNPEHFDLDALQLPPYLADTEETRGDYAKYLAEIEVLDQEVGEILAVLDESGKADNTLVIFTSEQGSQFPGCKWTNWNTGVHTGFIVRWPGVVKPGYTDAVIQYEDVAPTLIEAAGGDSGAIDFDGSSFMSVLLGEADAHRAFAYFMHNNIPEGPPYPIRAVTDGTYHYIRNLTPEAIYIEKHLMGQFRWHQYWPTWVFDTTFNEHTRFLVDRYMRRPPEQLYRMDEDPCELNNLADDSAHVEAQKRLSAELDCWMKQQGDPGAEIDTEDQWQAAKEGRHFEIQER; encoded by the coding sequence ATGGAACCGAATATTTTGATTATGATTGCAGATGATGCGACGTATCTCGATTTGTCGCTGTACGGGGGGCAGAATGTGGATACGCCGAATATTGATCGATTGGCGCAGGATGGTCTGGTTTTTAATCGGGCGTATTTGCCTATGGCGATGTGCAATCCGTGCCGCACGGCGCTTTATACGGGTTTGTATCCGGCACGCAATGGTTCGTGCTGGAATCATTCTGCCGCGCGTCCGGGAACGAGGAGTCTTCCGCATTTTCTGGGGGATCTGGGGTATCGCGTGGGGCTGTGTGGCAAGAAGCATGTGGGTCCCAATAAGAGTTTTCCTTTTGAATATGTGCCGGGTATTGAGGGGGGATGCACGCATCCCGATCCCGAGTTTGGCGTTGCGGGGATTCGCGCGTTTGTGGAGCAAGATCGGGATGCGCCTTTTTGTCTTGTGACCGGGCTTTTTGAGCCGCATGCGCCGTGGACGCTGGGCAATCCCGAGCATTTTGATCTGGATGCGTTGCAGTTGCCTCCGTATCTGGCAGATACAGAGGAGACGCGGGGTGATTATGCCAAGTATTTGGCGGAGATCGAGGTGCTGGATCAGGAGGTGGGTGAGATTCTGGCGGTGCTGGATGAGTCCGGGAAGGCGGATAATACGCTGGTGATTTTTACGTCTGAGCAGGGGTCGCAGTTTCCCGGGTGCAAGTGGACGAATTGGAATACGGGTGTTCATACGGGTTTTATTGTGCGCTGGCCCGGCGTGGTGAAGCCGGGATATACCGATGCGGTTATTCAGTATGAGGATGTCGCGCCTACGCTGATTGAGGCTGCGGGTGGTGATTCAGGTGCGATTGATTTTGATGGGTCGAGTTTTATGTCTGTGCTGTTGGGGGAGGCAGATGCGCATCGGGCGTTCGCGTATTTTATGCATAATAATATTCCCGAGGGTCCGCCCTATCCGATCCGCGCGGTGACGGATGGTACGTATCACTATATTCGCAATCTGACGCCCGAGGCGATCTATATTGAGAAGCATCTGATGGGGCAGTTTCGATGGCACCAGTACTGGCCGACGTGGGTTTTTGATACGACGTTTAATGAGCATACGCGGTTTTTGGTGGATCGGTACATGCGCCGCCCCCCCGAGCAGTTGTATCGCATGGATGAGGATCCCTGTGAGTTGAATAATCTGGCCGATGATTCCGCACACGTAGAGGCGCAAAAACGCCTGTCTGCCGAGCTCGATTGCTGGATGAAACAACAGGGCGACCCCGGTGCCGAGATTGACACAGAAGACCAATGGCAAGCGGCTAAAGAAGGTAGGCATTTTGAAATTCAGGAGAGATAA
- a CDS encoding sulfatase translates to MNVILIVLDTWRRDHVGCYDNSRIHTPNIDRFAERGAVFENAYLASYPTLPCRRDIATGRYEFPWRGWGGIEPDDVTLGGTVHEAGKVSYFFTDVYHHWTSNPGSGYWRPFSGFDFVRGQERDRYVTDSDIVFENRTLDYPPHNRPEQPHFRNAQYIRKEERDWFSPQLFSRAARWLQHNADQEFFLMIDSFDPHEPWDPPRHYVKLYDDSEDDVMEYPVAPYDWVDGNLTEAELKRVQAIYAGEVTMVDRWVGHFLDQVESMGLMNNTMIILASDHGTHNGDHGRTGKNWVLWNEITRIPMIVWHPEFGHGARPVQFVQPVDYFPTVVEAMGLAVPDGVNLHGQSLIPFLRDEDVPGRDAILYGQFSGTCNITDGEYVLLQGVDESNPPVYAYSSIIANRNQFDWGADVLRSKQTPARHPEKHKTRLYHMPSDPDQENDLADSDSDALARMQSLMVEKLRAIDAPSELLVRLGLQKEGLWNRIF, encoded by the coding sequence ATGAATGTTATTCTGATTGTGCTGGATACCTGGCGCCGAGATCACGTGGGGTGTTATGACAATTCTCGAATTCACACGCCGAATATAGATCGTTTTGCCGAGCGGGGCGCGGTTTTTGAGAATGCGTATTTGGCTTCGTATCCCACGCTGCCGTGTCGGCGGGATATTGCGACGGGGCGATACGAGTTTCCGTGGCGGGGATGGGGCGGTATAGAGCCTGATGATGTGACGCTGGGTGGGACGGTGCATGAGGCGGGTAAGGTGTCTTATTTTTTTACGGATGTGTATCACCACTGGACGAGCAATCCGGGCAGTGGGTACTGGCGTCCGTTTTCGGGGTTTGATTTTGTGCGCGGGCAGGAGCGGGACCGGTATGTGACGGATTCGGATATTGTTTTTGAGAATCGGACGCTGGATTATCCGCCGCATAACAGGCCCGAGCAACCGCATTTTCGCAATGCGCAATATATCCGCAAGGAAGAGCGCGATTGGTTTTCGCCGCAGTTGTTTTCGAGGGCGGCGCGGTGGCTTCAGCACAATGCCGATCAGGAGTTCTTTTTGATGATTGATTCTTTTGATCCGCACGAGCCCTGGGATCCGCCACGCCACTATGTGAAGTTGTACGATGATTCTGAAGACGATGTGATGGAGTATCCGGTGGCGCCTTACGATTGGGTGGATGGCAATTTGACGGAGGCGGAGTTGAAGCGGGTGCAGGCGATTTATGCGGGTGAGGTGACGATGGTGGATCGCTGGGTGGGGCATTTTCTCGATCAGGTTGAGAGTATGGGGCTGATGAATAATACGATGATTATTCTCGCGTCGGATCACGGGACGCACAATGGCGATCACGGGCGTACGGGAAAGAACTGGGTGCTCTGGAATGAGATTACGCGGATTCCGATGATTGTCTGGCATCCCGAGTTTGGTCACGGGGCGCGTCCCGTGCAGTTTGTGCAGCCGGTTGATTATTTTCCGACTGTGGTGGAGGCGATGGGGTTGGCGGTGCCCGATGGGGTGAATTTGCACGGGCAGAGTTTGATTCCGTTTCTGCGGGATGAGGATGTGCCCGGGCGCGATGCGATTTTGTACGGTCAGTTTTCGGGGACGTGCAATATTACCGATGGGGAGTATGTGCTGTTGCAGGGGGTGGATGAGTCCAATCCGCCGGTGTATGCTTATTCGAGTATTATTGCGAATCGGAATCAGTTTGATTGGGGTGCCGATGTGCTTCGGAGCAAGCAGACGCCTGCGCGACATCCCGAGAAGCACAAGACGCGGTTGTATCACATGCCTTCGGACCCCGATCAGGAGAATGATCTTGCCGATAGTGATTCAGATGCGCTGGCTCGTATGCAGAGTTTGATGGTTGAGAAATTGCGCGCTATTGATGCGCCGTCAGAGTTGTTGGTACGGTTGGGGCTGCAAAAGGAGGGGTTATGGAACCGAATATTTTGA
- a CDS encoding sugar phosphate isomerase/epimerase gives MGFSYCLNTSTIRNEGVSVVDAIDIAADAGYEGIEPWVAEIDAWVAGGGSLFEIRDKAADRGIQIVNLIAFFEWSVPEDEERAKGLEEAHRCFEMADALNCTYVAAPPFGIRDRDVDLFSVARRYGELVDEVAGFQARPLLEFWGIAQTLGTLGEALLVAAECGRPDTVLLADVYHMYKGSGHFHGLEHLGPGKLGLVHVNDYPASPGRDTITDADRVYPGDGLAPWAEIVAGFENVGYEGMLSLELFNPGYWEKGSVVVAEEGLAKLKACVE, from the coding sequence ATGGGTTTTTCGTATTGTTTGAATACCAGCACGATTCGCAATGAGGGTGTTTCGGTGGTCGATGCCATCGATATTGCGGCGGATGCGGGTTATGAGGGGATTGAGCCGTGGGTGGCAGAAATTGATGCGTGGGTTGCAGGGGGTGGTTCGCTGTTTGAGATACGCGATAAGGCAGCGGATAGGGGGATTCAGATTGTCAATTTGATCGCGTTTTTTGAGTGGTCAGTGCCAGAGGATGAGGAGCGGGCAAAGGGGCTTGAAGAGGCGCATCGCTGTTTTGAGATGGCCGATGCGCTCAATTGCACGTATGTCGCGGCACCGCCTTTTGGGATTCGAGACCGGGATGTGGATTTGTTTTCTGTGGCGCGTCGCTACGGTGAGTTGGTGGATGAGGTTGCCGGGTTTCAGGCGAGACCCCTGCTGGAGTTTTGGGGTATTGCGCAGACTTTGGGTACTTTGGGCGAGGCTTTGCTGGTGGCGGCTGAATGCGGGCGGCCCGATACGGTGCTGCTGGCGGATGTTTATCATATGTATAAAGGGAGTGGACATTTTCACGGGCTGGAACATCTGGGTCCGGGCAAGTTGGGGTTGGTGCATGTGAATGATTATCCAGCGTCGCCCGGCAGGGATACCATAACAGATGCGGATCGGGTTTATCCGGGGGATGGTTTGGCGCCCTGGGCAGAGATTGTGGCGGGGTTTGAGAATGTGGGGTATGAGGGGATGTTGTCTCTGGAGTTGTTTAATCCGGGTTATTGGGAGAAGGGGTCTGTTGTGGTTGCTGAAGAGGGTCTGGCAAAGCTCAAGGCGTGTGTGGAATGA
- a CDS encoding phytanoyl-CoA dioxygenase family protein yields the protein MAYLTVDDKEAFREKGYVIKRDVVTPEQMEAARDVIWDHLPVDRNDPSTWVGKEGSQGMDGHAAFHALVYDSPLYSMVEELAGKGRLAPLHPPVTSANLRFPQGGEWEEPRGNHMDGHGLGSGVVNNWTVGITLYLNDVKPQGGGTCVWPGTHKHMADYFKTHSRVSLGKKFYDLPIYEGEPRSTRPLEILDWDEEDYEEISGPAGSAMLWHSHLIHSASMNCSDEIRMAIITRFRWTNWDDLKFEDPDDMWAYWEGM from the coding sequence ATGGCTTATTTGACGGTTGATGATAAAGAGGCGTTTCGAGAGAAGGGCTATGTGATTAAACGCGATGTGGTGACGCCCGAACAGATGGAAGCTGCGCGAGATGTGATCTGGGATCATTTGCCTGTGGATCGCAATGATCCTTCTACGTGGGTTGGGAAAGAGGGGTCTCAGGGGATGGATGGTCATGCGGCGTTTCACGCGTTGGTTTACGATTCGCCGTTGTACAGTATGGTTGAAGAGTTGGCTGGTAAGGGGCGTTTGGCGCCTTTGCATCCACCAGTTACGTCGGCAAATTTGCGGTTTCCGCAGGGTGGGGAGTGGGAAGAACCCAGGGGTAATCATATGGATGGGCACGGGCTTGGCAGCGGCGTTGTGAATAATTGGACGGTGGGTATTACGCTGTATCTCAATGATGTGAAGCCTCAGGGCGGGGGTACCTGCGTGTGGCCGGGGACGCATAAACACATGGCGGATTATTTTAAGACCCATTCGCGGGTGAGTCTGGGTAAGAAGTTTTACGATTTGCCGATTTACGAGGGCGAACCGCGTTCGACGAGGCCGCTGGAGATTCTCGATTGGGATGAGGAGGATTATGAGGAGATTTCTGGGCCAGCGGGGTCCGCGATGCTCTGGCATAGTCATTTGATTCACAGCGCGAGTATGAATTGTAGCGATGAGATTCGCATGGCGATTATTACGCGTTTTCGGTGGACGAATTGGGATGATCTCAAGTTTGAAGATCCGGATGATATGTGGGCGTATTGGGAGGGGATGTAG
- a CDS encoding arylsulfatase, with protein MPNTRPNIVYILADDMGYGDVGCYNPHSKIPTPYMDRLAREGMRFTDAHSPSAVCTPTRYGILTGRYCWRTELESHVLFNYELPLIEPERMTVASLLKNCGYHTGCFGKWHLGLGWGVKDGEVFDFDQPLPWPGGSPDPVEEDKIDFSKPIAGGPIELGFDRFYGTSGCSTAQPPYCFIDQDQTVGIPSVQKPVEMAGGRRGLMVPDWDHKEADPAFTEKAVAYIEERAGDEDTPFFLYLAASAPHEPCTVACVPEFLRGASEAGPRGDMVALVDWMVGQVMDALDRCGLADDTLVIVTSDNGALPGCNGRTYGHKSCGDWRGFKGFIWEGGHREPFIARWPGVVAPNSVCDALVGLQDFMATVADIVGETLPEDAGEDSASFFPALMGETEPVRDDLIHHSCMGVFSIRRGDWKLIVDCDNSGDMGRGVDGCVGTGPVPGARGQLYHMEDDPFESYNQFGREPGIVREFREMVERYIADGRSV; from the coding sequence ATGCCAAATACACGTCCGAATATTGTTTATATCCTCGCCGATGACATGGGCTATGGAGATGTGGGATGTTATAATCCGCATTCGAAGATCCCCACGCCGTATATGGATCGGTTGGCGCGCGAGGGGATGCGGTTTACGGATGCACATTCGCCTTCGGCGGTGTGTACGCCCACGCGATATGGGATTTTGACCGGGCGTTATTGTTGGCGCACAGAATTGGAGAGCCATGTGTTGTTCAATTACGAATTGCCGTTGATTGAACCCGAGCGTATGACGGTGGCTTCTTTGTTGAAGAATTGTGGATATCACACGGGGTGTTTTGGCAAGTGGCATTTGGGTTTGGGTTGGGGGGTGAAGGATGGTGAGGTGTTTGATTTTGATCAGCCCCTGCCGTGGCCGGGTGGATCACCCGATCCTGTGGAGGAAGATAAGATCGATTTTTCAAAGCCGATTGCGGGCGGTCCGATTGAGCTGGGGTTTGACAGGTTTTACGGGACATCGGGTTGTTCGACGGCGCAACCGCCTTATTGTTTTATCGATCAGGATCAGACGGTGGGTATTCCGAGTGTGCAAAAGCCGGTTGAGATGGCGGGTGGTCGGCGCGGTTTGATGGTTCCGGATTGGGACCACAAGGAAGCGGATCCGGCTTTTACGGAGAAGGCTGTGGCGTATATTGAGGAGCGGGCAGGGGATGAAGATACGCCCTTTTTTCTCTATCTGGCGGCTTCTGCGCCGCACGAACCGTGTACGGTCGCGTGTGTGCCGGAGTTTTTGCGCGGTGCGAGTGAGGCGGGTCCCCGGGGAGATATGGTCGCGCTGGTTGACTGGATGGTGGGGCAGGTGATGGATGCTCTGGATCGCTGTGGGTTGGCGGATGATACGCTGGTTATTGTGACGAGTGACAATGGGGCTTTGCCTGGCTGTAATGGTCGCACGTATGGTCACAAGTCCTGCGGTGATTGGCGCGGTTTTAAGGGGTTTATCTGGGAGGGGGGGCACAGAGAGCCGTTTATCGCGCGCTGGCCGGGTGTTGTTGCGCCCAATTCGGTTTGCGATGCGCTGGTCGGGTTGCAGGATTTTATGGCGACTGTGGCGGATATTGTGGGGGAGACGCTTCCAGAGGATGCGGGTGAAGATAGTGCGAGTTTTTTTCCCGCGTTGATGGGTGAGACTGAGCCAGTTCGAGATGATTTGATACACCATTCCTGCATGGGGGTGTTTTCGATTCGGCGAGGGGATTGGAAGTTGATTGTCGATTGTGATAATTCCGGAGATATGGGGCGCGGTGTGGATGGATGTGTGGGCACGGGTCCTGTGCCGGGGGCAAGGGGTCAGCTTTATCATATGGAAGATGATCCGTTTGAGTCGTATAATCAGTTTGGCAGAGAACCGGGTATTGTGCGCGAGTTCAGGGAGATGGTCGAGCGGTATATCGCCGATGGAAGGAGCGTGTGA